From one Thunnus maccoyii chromosome 6, fThuMac1.1, whole genome shotgun sequence genomic stretch:
- the LOC121899017 gene encoding uncharacterized protein LOC121899017, producing the protein MYLCLTICFLCFQGLREAAQRPMALQELGISLSMIGVAGTILICALPMWKVTAFIGTHLVVMQVFWEGLWMTCVSEYTGQLQCKLYDALLDLSPDLQAARGLICISLVLGCLGFLIFLLGARCTNCLIHPRIKARVVLSSGIIFCLAALTAIVAVSWTANSIISDFHNPRVPEVLKRELGAAIYIGFVTSGLLFCGGAILCTSCPPQRARFPSSGYTLARTHTHSSYAIKNYAVGPASEERSRQAGVMYRQLELAALGLAFAGWLCAILTRCLALWKVSGTVDNTTATLPAYWDGVWLEWDHWDLAHDGSLHCSFYQSLMSLSGSFRTWRALIMAAIGAGAFASAIGAAGAVWFPRRGQIKVFTGTLFVWSGILLLVPTAWTCHHTSQPLEGAVLLRRDWGPALYLGWISFALMLTGGVFLTTRCPAFDRQAQQNEENMYPNAEEDANHPLSRINRTTFTHSQYERRAEPM; encoded by the exons TCTGCAGGAGCTGGGCATCAGCCTGTCCATGATAGGAGTTGCTGGGACCATCCTGATCTGTGCCCTGCCCATGTGGAAGGTGACGGCATTCATCGGCACACATCTGGTGGTCATGCAGGTGTTCTGGGAAGGTCTGTGGATGACTTGTGTCAGTGAATACACAGGTCAGCTGCAGTGTAAGCTCTATGATGCCCTGTTGGACCTGTCGCCAGACCTCCAGGCAGCCCGTGGCCTCATCTGCATCAGCCTGGTGCTAGGATGTCTAGGattcctcatcttcctcctggGAGCACGCTGCACCAACTGCCTGATCCACCCGCGGATCAAGGCTCGTGTGGTGCTGAGCTCTGGGATCATCTTCTGCCTGGCGGCCCTCACCGCCATAGTTGCTGTTTCCTGGACTGCCAACTCCATTATCAGTGACTTCCACAACCCACGTGTCCCTGAGGTGCTGAAGAGAGAGCTTGGGGCAGCTATTTATATAGGCTTTGTGACCTCTGGGCTGCTGTTCTGTGGGGGAGCTATTCTGTGCACAAGCTGCCCACCACAGAGGGCCAGGTTCCCCTCCAGTGGATACACACTggccaggacacacacacacagcagctacGCCATCAAGAACTAT GCAGTCGGGCCTGCAAGTGAGGAGAGGAGCAGGCAGGCCGGAGTCATGTACAGGCAGCTGGAGCTCGCTGCCCTGGGTCTGGCCTTCGCAGGGTGGCTTTGTGCCATTCTGACACGCTGCCTGGCCCTGTGGAAAGTGAGCGGCACTGTGGACAACACCACGGCTACTCTCCCTGCCTACTGGGATGGGGTGTGGCTGGAATGGGATCACTGGGACTTGGCCCACGATGGCAGCCTACACTGCTCCTTTTACCAGTCTCTCATGTCTCTTTCTGGAAGTTTTCGAACGTGGCGAGCCCTCATCATGGCAGCCATCGGAGCCGGGGCTTTTGCTTCGGCGATCGGAGCGGCGGGGGCTGTGTGGTTCCCTAGGCGCGGCCAGATCAAAGTGTTTACTGGTACTCTCTTTGTTTGGTCTGGGATCCTGCTGCTTGTTCCCACAGCCTGGACATGCCATCACACCAGTCAGCCACTGGAGGGAGCTGTGCTGCTGAGACGAGACTGGGGACCGGCGCTGTATCTCGGATGGATCTCCTTTGCCTTGATGCTGACTGGAGGGGTGTTTCTCACCACCAGATGCCCCGCTTTTGACAGGCAGGCACAGCAGAATGAGGAGAACATGTACCCAAATGCAGAAGAGGACGCTAATCACCCGCTGAGCAGGATCAACAGGACTACGTTCACACACAGCCAGTATGAGCGCAGAGCAGAACCTATGTGA
- the sbds gene encoding ribosome maturation protein SBDS, translated as MSIFTPTNQIRLTNVAVVRMKKGGKRFEIACYKNKVMSWRSGAEKDLDEVMQTHTVFVNVSKGQVAKKDDLCKAFGTDDLTEICKQILAKGELQVSDKERQSQLETMFRDIATIVAEKCVNPETKRPYTVNLIERAMKDIHYSVKANKSTKQQALEVIRQLKETMEIQRAHMRLRLVLPAKESKRLKEKLKPLLQVVESEDFDEELEMVCLVDPGCYREIDELIRCETKGRGSLEVLNLKDVEEGDEKL; from the exons ATGTCTATATTTACGCCAACAAATCAAATACGGCTGACTAATGTGGCGGTGGTGAGGATGAAGAAAGGAGGGAAGCGGTTTGAAATCGCCTGCTACAAGAATAAAGTTATGAGCTGGAGATCAGGAGC aGAGAAAGACCTGGATGAAGTTATGCAGACACATACAGTTTTCGTGAATGTGTCCAAAGGTCAGGTGGCTAAGAAAGATGACTTGTGCAAAGCTTTTGGGACAGATGATCTGACAGAAATCTGTAAACAG ATTTTGGCCAAAGGAGAGCTCCAAGTGTCAGACAAGGAAAGGCAGAGTCAGCTGGAGACAATGTTCAGGGACATTGCGACTATTGTGGCAGAAAAGTGTGTGAACCCAGAGACCAAGAGGCCGTACACAGTCAACCTCATTGAGCGGGCGATGAAGGACATCCACTACTCTGTCAAGGCCAACAAGAGCACCAAGcagcag GCTCTGGAAGTGATCCGGCAGCTGAAAGAGACCATGGAGATCCAGAGAGCCCACATGAGACTGCGGTTGGTGCTGCCAGCCAAGGAGAGCAAGAGGCTGAAGGAGAAGCTGAAACCGCTCCTGCAGGTCGTGGAGAGCGAAGACTTTGACGAGGAGCTGGAAATG GTGTGTCTGGTGGATCCTGGCTGCTACCGGGAGATTGATGAGCTGATCCGCTGCGAGACCAAAGGCCGAGGCTCCCTGGAAGTACTAAATCTGAAGGATGTGGAGGAGGGAGATGAGAAGCTATAG
- the LOC121898657 gene encoding tubulin alpha chain-like, whose product MRECISVHVGQAGVQIGNACWELYCLEHGIQPDGQMPSDKTIGGGDDSFNTFFSETGAGKHVPRAVFVDLEPTVIDEVRTGTYRQLFHPEQLITGKEDAANNYARGHYTIGKEIIDLVLDRIRKLADQCTGLQGFLVFHSFGGGTGSGFTSLLMERLSVDYGKKSKLEFSIYPAPQVSTAVVEPYNSILTTHTTLEHSDCAFMVDNEAIYDICRRNLDIERPTYTNLNRLISQIVSSITASLRFDGALNVDLTEFQTNLVPYPRIHFPLATYAPVISAEKAYHEQLTVSEITNACFEPANQMVKCDPRHGKYMACCLLYRGDVVPKDVNAAIATIKTKRTIQFVDWCPTGFKVGINYQPPTVVPGGDLAKVQRAVCMLSNTTAIAEAWARLDHKFDLMYAKRAFVHWYVGEGMEEGEFSEAREDMAALEKDYEEVGVDSLEGEGDEEGEEY is encoded by the exons ATG CGTGAGTGTATCTCAGTGCACGTTGGTCAGGCTGGTGTCCAGATTGGAAATGCCTGCTGGGAGCTTTACTGCCTGGAACATGGGATCCAGCCGGACGGACAGATGCCAAGTGACAAGACAATTGGAGGAGGAGATGATTCCTTCAACACCTTCTTCAGTGAGACTGGAGCTGGAAAGCACGTCCCCAGAGCTGTTTTTGTGGACCTGGAGCCCACTGTCATCG ATGAGGTGCGTACTGGGACCTACCGCCAGCTGTTCCACCCTGAGCAGCTGATCACTGGCAAGGAGGATGCCGCCAACAACTACGCTCGTGGGCATTACACCATCGGCAAAGAGATCATTGACCTGGTGCTGGACAGGATCCGCAAACTG gCTGACCAGTGCACCGGCCTTCAGGGCTTCCTGGTGTTCCACAGTTTCGGAGGTGGCACCGGCTCTGGTTTCACCTCCCTGCTGATGGAGCGTCTGTCTGTCGACTACGGCAAGAAGTCCAAGCTGGAGTTCTCCATCTACCCAGCTCCCCAGGTGTCCACTGCTGTGGTGGAGCCCTACAACTCCATCCTGACCACCCACACCACCCTAGAGCACTCTGACTGTGCCTTCATGGTAGACAATGAGGCCATCTACGATATCTGCCGTAGGAACCTCGATATCGAGCGTCCTACCTACACCAACCTGAACAGACTAATCAGTCAGATTGTGTCCTCCATCACTGCTTCCCTTCGTTTCGATGGTGCCCTCAATGTTGATCTGACAGAGTTCCAGACCAACTTGGTGCCATATCCACGTATCCACTTCCCTCTGGCCACCTACGCCCCCGTCATCTCTGCTGAGAAGGCTTACCACGAGCAGTTAACGGTGTCTGAAATCACCAACGCCTGCTTCgagccagccaatcagatggTGAAATGTGACCCTCGCCACGGCAAGTACATGGCTTGCTGCCTTCTGTATCGTGGCGATGTGGTGCCCAAAGATGTCAATGCTGCCATCGCCACCATCAAAACCAAGCGCACCATTCAGTTTGTGGACTGGTGTCCGACTGGTTTCAAGGTTGGCATCAACTACCAGCCTCCCACTGTGGTTCCTGGTGGAGACCTGGCCAAGGTCCAGAGGGCTGTGTGCATGCTGAGCAACACCACTGCTATTGCAGAGGCCTGGGCTCGGCTTGACCACAAGTTTGATCTGATGTACGCTAAGCGTGCCTTTGTTCACTGGTATGTGGGTGAGGGTATGGAGGAGGGAGAGTTCTCTGAGGCCAGAGAGGACATGGCAGCTCTGGAGAAGGATTATGAGGAGGTTGGAGTCGACTCTCTTGAGGGTGAGGGAgatgaggaaggagaggaatATTAA